A stretch of DNA from Rhinoraja longicauda isolate Sanriku21f unplaced genomic scaffold, sRhiLon1.1 Scf000266, whole genome shotgun sequence:
GGATGGGAAATATTCCTGCTTCCTTTCCAGGAGGTATAATGAAAGTTGACATCTTGCCTCAGTGGGAAGAAGGTGCGGAACGGCTTACTGACTTCATACAGGTGGCTGGCACATGGAATCCCGCGGTGCACTCTAGGTGCTCACATTTAAATCTTCATTTGTCTCTAGATGCACTGCAGAATATCTCCATCACTTCCCCCGACAACGTGAACAATTCCAGGGTCACTGTAAAGGAAGGAAACTCTGCAGCGTTCCTCTGCTCCGTCCACAGTTTCCCAGCGTCTAACCTGACGTGGAAACATCTCGGTGTCACGCTGAACACAACAGATTGCAGCAACGAGCTGTGGTTGAAAATCCTTTCAGTGAATCGGAAGGACGCTGGGGACTATCGGTGTGAGGCGAAGAATGAACATGGGTCAGGCAGTGGGACTGTGACTCTCGTTGTAGAATGTGAGTAGACACTCGGTCATGTCTCTCTGAACATAAATAAAAAGTCAGTGGAATATATCGTGTATTGCAGGGACATTATTGTATATCtgcctcgctcccacactctctcacccTTTGTaagcttcttatcgtgtccatgcctgctagatattgtgtttcagccaaaactatacacaactcttagcaatatcattgtaagATGAAGAGGCTAAGATAaggttaaaaacaaaatgctggcgtaactcagcgggacaggcagcatccctggatagaaggaatgggtaacatggcgagtcgagagccttcttcagaccgagtcaggGCAGAGTgggtacagagataaggaagtgaaaggtgtgaaaacgaggctAAGGGGACGCTGATCAAGGAAActatggaatagatcattgttagctgggagaaggtgacaacgtagCATAGAGATAAAAtggaatcagggacagtcagactggtcggagaactgggaagtggggagAGGATGAAGAGGGAGGGCAAGCAGACATTTTGgttttcatacacttcacttccaatttacatcctgcccttaaatatacctggactatctccgacatctccctcccgtttctggacctcgccatctccatcacaggagacagactagtgacggacatttaatataaacccactgactcgcacagctatctggactacacttcttcccacccggtcccctgcaaaaagtctatcccctactcccatttCCTCCGTCAACGCCgcttctgcgcccgggatgaggtgtttcccactagggcttcagagatgtcctcattcttcaggaaacggggcttcccctcctccattatagatgaggctctagctggggtctcttctacatcccgcagttccgctcttgctccacctcccccactcgcaacaaggacagaatccccctcgttctcaccttccacgccACCAGccacggatccaacaaatcatccgccaacatttccgtcacctacaaccggaccccaccactggccatatcttcccatcccctcccctttctgcgttccgcagagatcgttccctccgtaactccctggtccactcgtcccttcctacccaaaccatcccatccctgggcactttcccctacaaccgcacgagatgcaacacctgtccctttacaccccccccccctcaactccatccaaggacccaaacagtctttccagctgagacaaaggttcacctgcaccccctccaatctcatctattgcatccattgctctaaatgtcaacttatttacatcggcgaaacccagcgcaggctcggcgatcgcttcgctcaacacctgcgctcggtccgcattgaccaagctgatctcccggtggccaagcacttcaactccccctcccattcccagtctgacctttctgtcatgggcatcctccagtgccatagtgaggcccaccggaaattcgaggaacagcacctcatatttcgcctggtcatcttgcagcccagtggtatgaacatcgacttctccaactttagatagttcctctgtccctctcttcccctcctccttcccagatctccctctattttgctgtctccacctatatccttcctttgtcccgccccccctgacatcagtctgaagaagggtctcgacccgaaacgtcacccattccttctctcccgagatgctgcctgaactgctgagttactccagcattttgtgagggaaagcaaaggttacttgaagttagaggagtgAATATTCAATACTTGATAAGGTTATTTCGATAATTGGGTGCGGTTCTATTCatcccattactggaaggatgaggaggctaTGAAGGCTTCTACGAGAATGCAGCACGGATTAGAGAGTATGAGCtaaaaggagaggctggacaaactaggattgttttctctgcaaagaCAGGGGTTGCgggtagacctgatagaagtatatcaaattatgaaaaGCAGAGATAatggagacagtcagaacatttttcccaggtgGATTAGTGGGCGTGTCAAGGATTAGTGGGCATACCTTTAAGATCTGAGGGAGAACGTGTCAAATGTAGTGTGTGCCTCGAACGCATAGTGGTGGCTTAAGCAGATCCAATAGTTTTGTTTAAGAATGGATcgcctgggcttatattcactggaatttagaaggataagtggggatcttattgaaacatgtaaaattcttaaggtgttaGACAGGCTAGttacaggaaaaatgatcccgatgttgggagaacccagaaacaggggtcacagtttaagaattaagggtaggccatttggactgagatgaggaaaacctttgtcacccagagagatgtgaatctgtggggttcattgacacagaaggcagtggaggccaattcactgggtgttttcaaaagagagataCATTGCCCTCAATAATGTTTGTGGTAAAGACACACCATTTatctatttgcctctgtactccacaatttgagatgtgtaatattttttttaaatcacctgtggttaaagtgcacatatcCAGATTTCAATAAagtccatttttatacattttggtttcaccaagcagaaattacagcagtgtttatagatagtccccccattttaggacaccataatgtttgggacacagcaatgtcatgtatatgaaaatagtcatgttcgtattttgctgcatatcctttgcatgcaatgagtgCTTAATATCtgggattcatggacatcaccagttgctgggtatcttctctggcgttgctctgccaggcctgtattgcagccatctttagcttatgcttgtttggggGGTTTGTCCCCTTCAGGTTTCTcctcagcatttaaaaggcatgctcaattgggttcagatcgggtgacggacttggccactcaagaattgaccatttttaagctttgaaaaactcatttgttgcttttgcagtatgtttgggatcattcgtaggagataaaactgcagatgctggtttaaatcgaaggtagacccaaaatgctggagtaactcagcgggtcaggcagcatctctggagataaggaatgggtgacgtttcgggtcgagacccttgttcatcctgatgtcaggggatgggcgGGATaacgataggatgtagtaggagacaagaagactagtgggagaactgggaatgggaggggatagagagggaaagcagggatcgTCTGAAGTTTGAACTCAGATAGTTAACCTCAGAAAACTTTATTATGGAGAGGATTTTTCTGTCATCAACTGTGGAGGTTTTCCTTggcttgccagtccctttgcgattacgaAGCGCACCACTGGCCTCTTTCTTCTCAATGGTGCTCCAaccaattgattttggtaagcctaagatttggctgatgtctctaacagtttcatTCGTGTTTCTCGGTCTCTTAAtgacttatttgactttcattggcacaactttggtcgtcgtgttgataaacagccataaaagtttccaaatgtgatggaaagactgcaggaaagactaggtgctgggagttcttttatacctgcattatggaggcaattaaacacacctgagcaattacaaacacttgtgaagccatgtgtcccaaacattattgtgTCCTGTAAtttttttacatggtgaaaccaaaatgtataattaCAGtcattattaaaatctgacaatgtgcactttaaccacatgcgatttttttctattacaaatatcaaattgtggagtacagaggcaaataaataaatgatgggtctttgtcccagacattacggggggcactgtagatatagatcttagggctaacggaaacaagggatatggagagaaagcagcaaCTGGGTAatgattttgcatgatcagccatgatcctactgAATGGAAGTCGTGGCTCGAAGAACCGAATGgcgtactcttgcacctattttcgatgtttaagaggctttgagctagatacatggatatgcatggaatggagggatgtagatcatgtgcaggcagaagagggtagtttaaattggcattatgttcagcacaggcattgtgggcagatgggcctgttcCCTGTTACCAGAAAGgtagttccatgttctatgttatggTAAAAGTTAGAAGCTGGAATTTTACAATTTGATAACTGTATGAGCAATTGTGGGGtcgatatctgaggaaggatgtgtgggCTCTagagggggtccagaggaggtttacgagaattaccccagaaatgagtgggttaacatatgatgagcgtttgacgggtgCGCcagtacccgctggagtttagaagaatgtggggagacctcattgaaacgtacagaatcgtGAAAAGCTTGGATCAAGTATATGTGGAGacaacgtttccactagtgggagagtcgtggACTGGATGTTCTAGTCTCGGAATTAACggatgctcttttaggaaggaggatgaggaggaatttctttagtcagagggtgttgaatctgtggaattctttgccacagaaggcggtggaagccgtcagtggatatttttgaggcagagatagatagattattgtttagtacggttgtcaggggttatggggagaaggcaggagaatggggataggagggagagatatatcagccatgattgaatgacggaatagacttgatgggccgaatggcctaattatacttctattccttatcacctcaacactatcctgcacacactcaggAAAATTTACGtttgtaccaaaccaattaacctacaaaaccccagGTCTTTGGAgtagacgtgggaggaaaccgaagatctcggagaaagccactcggtcacggggagaacgtacaaactctgtacagacagcacctgtagcagggatcaaatccgggtttgtaaggcagcaactctatcgctacgccaccgCGCCGCACAGTTGTATTGTAGCAACAGCatctattgtcttttgtttttttctctccagatgcGCCGGAGATATCGCGGGATTCAGGGTGCTCTCGCACACATGAGAGTGTCACCTGTGTTTGTGCGGCCAGGTGCAACCCATCTGCAGAACTCACCTGGCGCCTCCCCCTCGCCAACCTCAGCAGTAACGTAACACACGGCCATTTCCACACCTGGCCGGTGGCAGGCGGGTATCTGGTGAACGGCTCCCTGACCCTGAAAGGGTGTGAGGAAGGCAAGGCCTTGTGCTCAGTCCGAAACCGGCACGGAGAAGCCATGTTGACGGTGTTGGTGGATGGTGAGGACACCTctcggggaaggggagagggggaaagccaTGTTCAAGGTGTAGTGGGAGGAAGGTGAGAACGCCTCTGGGGAATGTGaagttcaggtttaggtttattattgccatgtggaccaaggtacaatgaaccgCTCTGGTTtcgatgctatccaatcaaatactACATATAAAATCAACCAAGCcaaacaaatacaattaacagggcaaggggggagatacagagcgctgaatgtagttctcagcattgtatcgCACAAATTCCACAGATAAAGTTCAATTTCTTCATTagggtcgaggtgaatcggacagaaccctagatttatggaaggactgttcagtggCGGatcacagagggaaagaagctgttccagcgTTTGATCGTGCGCCCTTTCAATGATGTTTCAAGAGTTAGACGTAGTTCAgggcgaatggaatcaagggatatagggagaaagcggaaatggggtgatcagccatgatcatattgaatggctcgaagggccgactagcctactcctgcattcattttctatgtttcaagctGCTGTCTCTTCTGCCTGACACCAGGTGTGTGACAAGTCTTTGGTTATttcggctgcttttccaaggtggagtgaaatgtagatgggGTCGATGGTGGGGAGCCCAGTCTGCGTGGTGGACCGGGCCTCATACACAATTATTTGCAttttcttgtggttttgggcaaagctgttcgcggaccaagctatgatgcatcctgaCAGTACGCATTCtacggtgtaggaaggaagtgcacatgtttctttaaaccgaagatagacacaaaatgctggagtgacaagCGTGACACgcatcatctttggagagaatgaatgggtgacgtttcaggtcgagacccttcttcagacaagtcatGGGAAAGGAAAGCGAGATATATGGACAGTGATGTAGAGTGATACAGAACATATGAATGAATACGCAAAAAAAGtattgatgataaaggaaactggcattgtcagctgtttgctaggtgagaacgggaacctggtgtgactttgatgggggagggatggtcgagaccaaacgtagagtggacgatcgtttcgctgaacgcctccgctcagtctgcctggacctacttgatctcccggctGCCAAGCTCTTTAATACCCCATCCAATTACCGCACTgagatttctgtcctgggcctcctccactgccagagtaaggctaaacgtaaattggaggagcagcatctcatatttcccttgggcagcttacaacccagcgcgatgaatattgatttctctagcttcaagtaaaccttgaaggtttctctctctctccgtccatccCCCACCAAAGTCGCACAAGGtcccgttctcacccaacaatcagcctgtttcctttatcatcaatacttactttgcatatctttcatttgtttcttctttatctctctatatcaccgtctatatccctcgttacactttcctctgactctcagtctgaagaaaggtctcaacccgaaacgtcacacattccttatcttcagagatgctgcctgtcccgctaagttactccagcatttgtgtcaatctttgctttctatggtgcatctgtagatgttggtaaaCACCACTGGACAAATGCCAAATTCCCGCTGTCACTGTCCAGACACCCAAACCCGGGGAATTCCTTTTTTCGACCTCTCCAGATCCATCTGAGGAAGGTCCACCTCTCTTCTCAGTGGGTTAAAGACCCCACGGCCAGTGCAGGGGGTTCATCCCAATGTTATACCTCATCTAACGTGACTTCGACAGACGATCTGTGTCATTATCACGTTGCCGTTTATAATCACTTGTGCGCTGAGACTGGCTGCCACGTTCCCCACATTTCAATCGAACCACATTGCAAATGGACAACATTGGTTTGGCAGAACTTTGGGATGGTAAAAGGTGCTGATGAAAATGGAGTTTCTCCGGGTCTTTTTTTCCTAAGTGACGGCAATCGCGAGCTAGACGGAAGAGGGGAAtgtttgaataggaacctgaggcaactttttcacacaaagtgtggttggTATCTGGGAACGAAATGCAGAGGATGAGGTGAAAtttggtacaataacaacatttggacgGAATCGGAAATCgaaaaggttcagagagatattggccaaatatgggcaaatgggacttgcttagatggacgtcttggttggcatggacgagatgggacgaagggcctgattcctgcTGTTCCACTCAACGACCGAGACAATGAAGGGTTAAGATGGAATGGATGTGTGCAGAGTGTAGGGAACAGCAGAACTGGAGGTCATCAGCTGTAAACAGCTGTTGGGAATCCAGAGGGAAATGGCTTTGctcagagaggggtgagagatggACACACTGCTCTCTGTGCGGGTTGAGGCCACAGTAGatgtagatttagagggatgtaggaCATTCTGGTAGATGAGGAATGTAGGGTGAGCATCTCTTTCGCTGCTTGGTCTGGGCTGGAGTTTGGGGTTATGTTGTGGTGTCTGTTTCTCAGAGTTGGGCTCTCACTGACTCCTTCTCCACCCCTTAGTATGTGGCCGGGACAGACTGGAAAAAACGTTGTGGCGTGTTCGTTCTGCCGCTATCCTTGGTGGCGTCACTGGCTCCATCATCATCGGCGCAATCTTCTGGGTAGCGCATTGTCGCAGCAAACGAGGTGCCagacgaaagagagagagagagggagagagagggagggggaggggagagagagagggggagagaggggggagagagagggagagagagagagagagagagagagagagagagagagagagagagagagagagagagagagagaggaaagagagagagagagagagagagagagagagagagagagagagagagagagagagagagagagagagatagagagagagagagagagagagagagagagagagagagagagagagagagagaggggggggagagagaggggagggagagggagggagggagggagggagggagggagggagggagggagggagggagggagggagggagggagggagggagggagggagggagggagggagggagggagggagggaggagggagggagggagggagggagggaggagggagggagggaggagggagggggagggagggagggagggagggagggagggagggagggagggagggagggagggagggagggagggagggagggagggaggagggagggagggagggagggagggaccaaACTCTCCCCACGCCCCACAGGTTAATCTCCTCCCcgattccctccctcccacattcgCCATGgactcactctctccccatcgCCCACACTCCGCATGGACCTAAaaatctccccattccctctcactGGCCACACTGCCATGGACTCAAGCATCTCCGCTTTTCACTCCCACCACCCACACTCCCAGTAGAccacccacactcctccccactcactcccaccgCCCACACTGCCCACGGACTGAAACTACGTCTccactccccattccctccctccactcctcatgGTCCgaaactccatccccactctctccctactGCCCACAAACCTCATACACCCAATTATTTTCCCATTCACTCCCACGCATCAATAGATCCTAAGAATTACACCATCCACAGaatggatgggagggagggaggaagagggaggagggagggagggagggagggagggagggagggagggagggagggagggagggagggagggagggaggagggagggagggagggagggagggagggagggaggagggagggagggaggagcgaggggagggaggaggttggGAGGTTAATGGTGTGAGAGAGGTTAATGAAAAGATGAGAACGGGGAAAGAATGATGAAAGGAatgtggagaatgagaggagggagaagaatgaatgaatgattcccagagaaagagagaagggagacagagacaaagaGGAGAGTAGCGATCTGAATGAATTCTGTCTTCCAGAAAGTTCCGTGGTGCAGCCGAAGGAGCAGAAAGCTGAAGATGGGCCGGTGGAGTCGCCCTATCAGGTTGGCACTGTTGTGGCAAAGAGGCAGGTCGGCGGTTTGTCTCTTTCTTGTCCCTCCACACCAGCACTGCCCCTCAGATACTAACTCCCTGACGGCGGCCATCTGCACCTCCCCCTgcgtcagcaaggccagcagcataatcaaggaccagtctcacccaccccccccccccccacctcccagtgTCGGACACCAACCACATCCGCCGTTCCTGCCCACAGAACCCACGCCTCCCAAatcaccgtccccaccccccgtcACCGTCTCTGTTCCAGGATACTGACCCACCCCTTCACCACGCTGAATCCCTCCATCACATCCCACTTTACCCACTGAGACTGGCCcatgatgttcataagttcataagtgatcggagcagaattagtccattcggccctgacTTgatagtctactccgccgttcggtcgtggctgatctatgtgcccctccgaaccccattctcctgccttctccacgtaacccctgacaaccgtactagtGAAGAATCCGTCtatctgcctttaaaaatatccactgacacggGGTCCACAGGCGTCTGAAGTAATTTCTCCCCTCCGCTCCGGCCACTAcatccctccctgtctctgtaaccccctcccctccggccactACactcctccctgtctctgtaaccccctcccctccggcctcaACACCGTGGGGTGTTTATTCCATTTCAGTAACCGTTATTTCTCTCCTCACAGGAGCTGCGTCTCGGTGACTGGAATCTGTACAGCGAGCTCAAGCCCGGATACAAATGAGCCGCTGCTCAACCCCTCTCTGTGTGCTGTGTGCCCTGCCTCCGCCCACTTTCTCTGACGTTTCTCTCTGTCCATCTCTCTCCTTCCTGACTCTccacaaccaacctcccttccattgacttaaaGGAGACGTACAGGGAATGTTGTTTTACATGCAGAGTGGGTGTCCagaacgcgctgccagaggtgTTGATGGAAGCAGGTACCAGTAGTGACACTCGAGAAGCTTGAGAAGCTTTttccatggatatgcagggatacgAGTTGTCCAGGTAGAGATTagcttaacttggtatcatgtttagcacgggcattgtgggctgaagggcctgttcctgtgtggcactgttctacattctatgactGCTTgcgtctccacagacgctgcctgacccgctgagagttgcagcatttagtgtttttatttcagatttccagagtctGGAGTTTGTTGATGTTTGATTTGCATCTTATTCAGAGTTTAATCCCCAGCTGGGCTACACAAGTGGCCCACAGTCCGTACCCCATCCAGCAGCGTTCCCTGTTCACACACGGGACGCCAGCCAACGCCGCAGAGCCTCAGTGACCCAGATACTGACCCGTCGGGGTGACCGAGAAATTCGTGCCGGGTTATCGCAGTTTcactgtgtgtgggaggggaaaggggcaagTCAAGAATTTAGGGCCAGAATGATCTGCAAAgtggcacagagtcagagagcatcGTTACTGCTCCCTCCCCTGttactctcactccccctctcccctgtactgctattgtgggaagaactgaactGTCCTTCTGTCTTGTAATGAACATGGGCAGCACCGCACTGtgtgaatagggcggcacggtggcgcagcggtagagttgctgcctcacagcgccagatacccgagttcgatcctgactacgggtggtctgtacggagtgtatACGCTAtctccgtgatcgcgtgggttttctccgggtgctgcggtttctccaaacgtgcaggtttgtaggttaattggctacagtaaattctccctaatgtgtgggatagtgcttgtaTCGTGTTGGTACGTGTTGATCACTGGTCACCGTGAACTCGTTgagacgaaaggcctgtttccacgctgtatcgcttaaGTCTAAAATAAAGATTACTTCATTCCAGTGAAGTTTTCTCTCAGTGCAAGacaaaactgtttcttaaatgttgggatagtccctgactcaactacctcatctggcagcttgttccacacacccaccaacctttgtgtgaaaaagttatccctcagattcctgttgaatatttccccttttaccttaagcctacgtcctctggtcctcgattcccctactctgggcaagagactttgtgcatctgcccgatctattgctctcgtgatctatgcacctctataagatcaccccctcatcctcctgcgttccgagaaatagagtcccagcccgctcaacctccccctggatctcagaccctctagtcctggcaacatcctcgtaaatctctgtaccctttccagcttgacatctttcctatgacacaGTGCCCAGAATTGAATCTGATCATTTCCTTTCACCTAACAGGCAATTCAAAGCACAAGGCATTGGGCTGAGAGCGAGGGGTCTGAAACACAGCGTCAAACTCGTGTTAGTACCCTGGGTTGTGGCGGCAAACTCAAGGCTCAGCGCAAAATACCAATGCACCTTTTATATTcatccaatatcattgttgatatTTTCCCATCTAACCTACCACAGGAATacctgggagagtcgaggactagaggtcataacctcagaaataaaggacgttgttttaggaaggagatgaggaggaatttctttagtcagggggtggttaatctggaattctttaccacagaaggctgtagaggccgtcagcGGATATTTTGGAGCCAGATATtttctagattcttgattagtacgggtgacaagggttatggggagaaggcaggagaatggggttaggaaggagagataggccagccatgagtagacttgatgggccggatgaccTAATTCTGCAACTGTCACATGACCTTCGTCAGCTTGACAGCAGCTGAACCCAATCCCCTCCATTTGAGTGGGAAGacgggtcccgaaacgtcgcctatccatgcccgactgcctgacccgctccagcactttgtgtgtactttgagttattccagcactttgtattttaaaatttgtaattcagcatctgtggttccttgtgtcttccctCCATTTCATGACgctgccctcgccctccctcccgcccgcactcaccggggtcccacacacacacactcgtcaCCCACCGCAGGAACCTCATGgcggccggaggagcagggaccaCATAGCAAGCGCATCGGACACAGACTGAGCAAACAACTTGCATGAGccgcgtgtgtattgatgcagcgcTGCAGAGGGTGAAGCCGGCCGGCTGAACAAAGAGCATAAATACTGGACGCTATGTGCAGACGCTGCAGCGGCAGGGGTGAAGAGCCGAGCGCTGGGAAGGTTTGGTGATGAGGCAGGAGGGGATTACACAGTGACCAGCGCCGTGCGTCCACTGAGCCGCTGCACTTCCCATCAGCAACAACAGGGAACATGGTGCACGGAGCTCCCAGGTAGTTGGTGCAACCGCCATTAAACATACTCCAATCACATTGATTCACAACACAATTACTTTAATAACATGAGAATAACATGAACAGATTTAGCCGGGACAACGCGGGTGCTGGTCAATCGCCtcacacagaaatattttaaatacaacgCAGAATGatacaaattaaaacacatttcgGGTCTCAAACCTCCGTTAAATAAATCTCATCAACCAACACAACCAACCATTCAATTTACAAACTCACCTTCTACTTATACTTCGAACAACACTTCAAACTTTCAAACTCCAGTGTCAGCATTTTACTGATCACCGCTTCAAGAAATCTCACAGGAATAAAGTGAAACCTGCAGGGACCAGCAGTTTGATCAAAGTAACCGGAGCAATGAGCCCACGGCACAGAACGGTTCTCCTGACTTGCGGCAACAATAAAAGTGGCTGATGTATCAATCACCATGTTGATGAACTCAGTGCGAGAACCAGACTGCATCACAA
This window harbors:
- the LOC144590716 gene encoding sialic acid-binding Ig-like lectin 13, whose product is MIGISCFLLPVLQVVLSGDWSADTPLDVTAQRGLCARIPCNYTYPSTLNNKSRTGIWYNSKTQNSLSIAFHSGDPSKELAKFQNRTRLSGDLRDDDCSLVIDNITEGDAGPYYFRVEFTGSDRYNYRPVTQLHVNDFTDKPTIFPAEMVEGKSVNVTCSFNTTCNGTDPTLTWVTPADEPPKASDRVTQWGDTLTYTSVLSLTPALTHGGKNLTCRVIYPTVSSEQNLKLTVQNALQNISITSPDNVNNSRVTVKEGNSAAFLCSVHSFPASNLTWKHLGVTLNTTDCSNELWLKILSVNRKDAGDYRCEAKNEHGSGSGTVTLVVEYAPEISRDSGCSRTHESVTCVCAARCNPSAELTWRLPLANLSSNVTHGHFHTWPVAGGYLVNGSLTLKGCEEGKALCSVRNRHGEAMLTVLVDVCGRDRLEKTLWRVRSAAILGGVTGSIIIGAIFWVAHCRSKRESSVVQPKEQKAEDGPVESPYQVGTVVAKRQELRLGDWNLYSELKPGYK